The following proteins are co-located in the Ammospiza caudacuta isolate bAmmCau1 chromosome 20, bAmmCau1.pri, whole genome shotgun sequence genome:
- the STYXL1 gene encoding serine/threonine/tyrosine-interacting-like protein 1, translating into MAGVMFCEPRHLYNIINQYRWRSRLAEPNYLCLLDARSQYEFDDSHIVTAQRIVLSPAGQYVIPNPEELGYVRFCVVYDHDTGFLTDTDNLEEEEEKEEEEEEEETGSSTSSETEISSSDSVCSHSPEERGAIFHARNLEHFTRHPVLLLKGGYRRFSACYHFLKSHKTLWMPQELDTFQPYPVEILPAKLYMGNFKQASDKQIQKDLKIKALVNVSEQPVTLFAEEGKSLHVPVPDSLEADLFSSFPTISHFIDAQLDEGAVLVFSSLGISRSSTATMAYLMHSCRFSLQRAWKYLLKCKMNMRPNRGFVEQLSAWETQIYGYPVTDVSEPNY; encoded by the exons ATGGCGGGGGTGATGTTCTGCGAGCCCCGACACCTCTACAACATCATCAACCAGTACCGGTGGAGATCGCGGCTGGCCGAGCCCAACTACCTGTGCCTGCTGG atgcccGTTCTCAGTATGAATTCGATGACAGCCACATTGTTACAGCCCAAAGGATTGTACTG agtcctgcagggcagtATGTGATCCCCAATCCCGAGGAGCTGGGCTATGTCAGATTCTGTGTGGTGTATGACCATGACACTGGATTTTTGACTGACACTGACaatctggaggaggaggaggagaaggaggaggaggaggaggaggaagaaacag GGAGCAGCACTTCTTCAGAGACTGAAATCAGCAGCTCAGATTCCGTGTGTTCCCACA GTCCTGAGGAAAGAGGTGCCATCTTCCATGCCAGGAACTTGGAGCATTTCACCCggcaccctgtgctgctcctgaagGGAGGCTACAGGCGCTTTTCAGCTTGTTACCATTTCCTCAAGAGCCACAAGACACTGTGGATGCCCCAG GAGCTAGACACCTTCCAGCCATACCCTGTAGAAATACTGCCTGCCAAGCTATATATGGGCAATTTCAAGCAGGCCAGTGACAAACAAATCCAGAAAGATCTGAAGATCAAAGCACTGGTCAACGTCTCAGAACAGCCTGTGACTCT GTTTGCAGAAGAAGGTAAATCCCTCCATGTACCTGTTCCTGATTCACTGGAAGCagatcttttttcttccttccccaccATTTCTCATTTCATAG ATGCTCAGCTGGATgagggagcagtgctggtgttCTCCAGCCTGGGGATCAGCCGGAGCAGCACGGCCACCATGGCCTATCTGATGCACTCGTGCCGCTTCTCCCTGCAG AGAGCTTGGAAATACCTtctgaaatgcaaaatgaaCATGAGACCAAACCGGGGCTTTGTggagcagctctcagcctggGAGACCCAAATCTATGGGTACCCAGTCACAGATGTGTCTGAACCAAATTACTGA